A single window of Archangium gephyra DNA harbors:
- a CDS encoding tetratricopeptide repeat protein produces MTSADSQRPGRARWVVMGLGLAAVLGGGFAVWRGAGEPPVLEHAPAGASTSRAGGVPAPASRPAGAPLRIVRFTASPHDVPVGGRVALGCEVEGGSGEASARRFTWVAARGRLEQENGPTAAWVAPKTPGLYQVGVLVQEGDVQVKQTLMLHVHVPTPEDLAALMKEGDWKQAREQTLAERQAAEAKLAALGEVVAKRETREDRLRAYYALADLAALQLDEGRYEEALRSYEELLGSHLETDPKRKPFLAGKASALFALGREDEALRVYAQAGEENLSMSHYYAGLLLEARGQLPEALEAYRRAAEANRWFADPLLRQAQLMLRLGRPAQEVVELLVTASPRFGRELLLERLATDVQFAAVNQALTASGRTAELEERRPIETRLPEPPKPPEPGRTAVITPEP; encoded by the coding sequence ATGACGTCGGCAGACAGTCAGCGTCCGGGGCGGGCCCGGTGGGTGGTGATGGGCCTGGGGCTCGCCGCGGTGCTGGGCGGAGGTTTCGCCGTCTGGCGCGGGGCAGGGGAGCCGCCCGTGCTGGAGCACGCCCCGGCGGGAGCCTCCACGTCCCGCGCCGGGGGGGTGCCGGCGCCAGCTTCACGGCCCGCGGGGGCTCCGCTGCGCATCGTCCGCTTCACCGCGTCGCCGCATGACGTGCCCGTGGGCGGGCGCGTGGCGCTGGGCTGCGAGGTGGAAGGTGGCTCGGGCGAGGCCAGCGCCCGGCGCTTCACCTGGGTGGCGGCACGGGGCCGGCTGGAGCAGGAGAACGGGCCCACGGCGGCCTGGGTGGCTCCGAAGACGCCGGGCCTCTACCAGGTGGGCGTGCTCGTCCAGGAGGGCGATGTGCAGGTGAAGCAGACGTTGATGCTCCACGTCCACGTGCCCACGCCCGAGGACCTGGCCGCGCTCATGAAGGAGGGGGACTGGAAGCAGGCGCGGGAGCAGACGCTCGCGGAGCGGCAGGCGGCGGAGGCGAAGCTCGCGGCGCTGGGCGAGGTGGTGGCGAAGCGGGAGACGCGGGAGGACCGGCTGCGGGCGTACTACGCGCTCGCGGACCTGGCGGCGCTGCAGCTCGACGAGGGCCGCTACGAGGAGGCACTGCGCTCCTACGAGGAGCTGCTGGGGAGCCACCTGGAGACGGATCCCAAGCGCAAGCCGTTCCTCGCGGGCAAGGCCAGTGCGCTGTTCGCGCTCGGGCGGGAGGACGAGGCCCTGCGGGTCTACGCACAGGCCGGGGAGGAGAACCTCTCCATGTCCCACTACTACGCGGGCCTGTTGCTGGAGGCGCGGGGCCAGCTCCCCGAGGCGCTCGAGGCCTACCGAAGGGCCGCCGAGGCCAACCGCTGGTTCGCGGATCCGCTGCTGCGCCAGGCGCAGCTGATGTTGCGGCTGGGACGGCCCGCCCAGGAGGTGGTGGAGCTGCTCGTCACGGCCTCGCCGCGCTTCGGGCGGGAGCTGCTGCTCGAGCGGCTGGCCACGGACGTGCAGTTCGCCGCGGTGAACCAGGCGCTCACGGCGAGTGGCCGGACCGCGGAGCTCGAGGAGCGCCGGCCCATCGAGACCCGTCTCCCCGAGCCGCCCAAGCCCCCCGAGCCCGGACGGACGGCGGTGATCACCCCGGAGCCGTGA
- a CDS encoding FG-GAP repeat domain-containing protein produces the protein MKLNTLWAAAVVSCLVPMGSVWAQRQMALGDFNGDHRAEVFRPDGANWWLASPNPGSWSYLNVSASTLANTRLADMNGDGKVDVFHANGTGWWVSYGGTTGWNFLASSSLTVSQVALGDFNGDGQADVFYPDGANWWVFYSGSGVQTYLNVSASTLANTRLADMNGDGKVDVFHANGTGWWVSYGGTTGWNFLASSSLTVSQVALGDLNGDGQADVFYPDGANWWLFPSGSGGPAFLHVSASTLANTELADVDGDGRTDVFHANGTGWWVSYGGVTDWNFLASSSYTF, from the coding sequence ATGAAGCTGAATACGTTGTGGGCCGCCGCCGTGGTGTCTTGCCTGGTTCCGATGGGATCTGTCTGGGCGCAGCGTCAGATGGCGCTCGGGGATTTCAATGGAGACCACCGTGCGGAGGTCTTCCGGCCGGATGGTGCCAACTGGTGGTTGGCGTCTCCGAATCCCGGCTCGTGGAGCTACCTGAACGTCTCGGCCTCCACGCTGGCCAACACGCGGCTGGCGGATATGAACGGCGACGGAAAGGTGGATGTGTTCCACGCCAACGGGACGGGCTGGTGGGTCTCCTACGGCGGCACCACGGGCTGGAACTTCCTCGCCAGCTCCTCGCTCACCGTGTCCCAGGTGGCGCTCGGTGACTTCAACGGGGATGGGCAGGCCGACGTCTTCTACCCGGATGGAGCCAACTGGTGGGTCTTCTACTCGGGAAGCGGCGTCCAGACGTACCTGAACGTCTCGGCCTCCACGCTGGCCAACACGCGGCTGGCGGACATGAACGGCGACGGAAAGGTGGATGTGTTCCACGCCAACGGGACGGGCTGGTGGGTCTCCTACGGCGGCACCACGGGCTGGAACTTCCTCGCCAGCTCCTCGCTTACCGTGTCCCAGGTGGCGCTCGGCGACCTCAACGGGGATGGGCAGGCCGACGTCTTCTACCCGGATGGGGCCAACTGGTGGCTCTTCCCCTCGGGGAGTGGCGGCCCGGCCTTCCTGCACGTCTCGGCCTCCACGCTGGCCAACACCGAGCTGGCGGACGTGGATGGCGATGGAAGGACGGATGTGTTCCACGCCAACGGGACGGGCTGGTGGGTCTCCTACGGCGGCGTCACCGACTGGAACTTCCTCGCCAGCTCTTCCTACACCTTCTGA
- a CDS encoding pyridoxamine 5'-phosphate oxidase family protein — protein MAKQFPRLEPAHREFIQRQRVFFTASAAPTGHVNLSPKGLDALRVLGDKAVAYLDLTGSGNETAAHLLADGRLTLMFCAFEGPPMILRLYGRGRALRRGGEEYTRLLASGFGGVEPLGARQLILLDIELVQTSCGYGVPLYEYEGERPTLTKWAEAKGPEGLDAYRRQKNTRSLDGLPTGLFDEET, from the coding sequence ATGGCGAAACAGTTTCCCCGGCTCGAGCCCGCCCACCGTGAGTTCATCCAGCGCCAGCGGGTGTTCTTCACCGCGTCCGCCGCGCCCACCGGACACGTGAATCTCTCACCCAAGGGGCTCGACGCACTCCGGGTGCTCGGAGACAAGGCCGTCGCGTACCTGGACCTCACCGGCAGCGGCAACGAGACGGCCGCGCACCTGCTCGCGGACGGGCGGCTGACCCTCATGTTCTGCGCCTTCGAGGGGCCGCCCATGATTCTGCGCCTCTACGGCCGCGGCCGGGCCCTGCGCCGCGGCGGTGAGGAGTACACGCGGCTACTCGCCTCCGGCTTCGGCGGCGTGGAGCCACTCGGTGCGCGGCAGCTCATCCTGCTCGACATCGAGCTCGTGCAGACCTCGTGCGGCTACGGCGTGCCGCTGTACGAATACGAAGGCGAGCGCCCCACACTCACGAAGTGGGCCGAGGCCAAGGGCCCGGAGGGGCTCGACGCCTACCGGCGCCAGAAGAACACGCGCAGCCTCGACGGGCTGCCGACCGGCCTCTTCGACGAAGAGACCTGA
- a CDS encoding alpha/beta fold hydrolase, translating to MKTMALLITLLGPAVVLAQTPTTGHAPVNGLKMYYEIHGKGDPIVLLHGSFMTITNNWTGLMPRLAKSRRVIAVELQGHGRTADIPRDFSYENLADDVAALLDYLKIERADVLGYSMGGGVAMQVAIRHPEKVRKVVSVSAVFRHDGWVKEAVEAFPKMDAGMFKGSPIETEYKKLSPTPDKFDTFVKRAIQMDIKPYDFGAGKLKATKAPMLFIHGDADGVRLDHISEMFRLKGGEIFGDLRPRSDSRLAILPDTTHITLMEKSDVLVPMVNDFLNAQPQKK from the coding sequence ATGAAAACGATGGCGTTGCTCATCACCCTCTTGGGGCCCGCCGTGGTGTTGGCGCAAACACCAACGACGGGCCATGCGCCCGTCAACGGCCTGAAGATGTATTACGAAATTCACGGCAAGGGTGACCCTATCGTCCTGCTGCACGGTTCATTCATGACCATCACGAACAACTGGACGGGCCTGATGCCGCGGCTTGCGAAAAGCCGGCGAGTCATCGCCGTCGAGCTGCAAGGGCATGGTCGTACCGCCGATATCCCTCGCGATTTCAGTTATGAGAATCTCGCCGACGACGTAGCGGCCCTGCTCGACTACCTGAAAATCGAACGAGCGGACGTGCTGGGGTACAGCATGGGAGGTGGCGTCGCCATGCAGGTGGCGATCCGCCATCCGGAAAAAGTCAGGAAGGTGGTCAGCGTCTCGGCTGTCTTCCGCCACGATGGCTGGGTGAAAGAAGCCGTCGAGGCGTTCCCCAAGATGGACGCCGGAATGTTCAAGGGCTCGCCGATCGAGACCGAGTACAAGAAGTTGAGTCCCACGCCGGACAAATTCGACACGTTCGTCAAGCGCGCCATTCAGATGGACATCAAGCCATACGACTTCGGCGCCGGGAAACTCAAAGCCACGAAAGCGCCGATGCTCTTCATCCACGGCGATGCCGATGGCGTGCGGCTCGATCACATCTCGGAAATGTTCCGTTTGAAGGGCGGCGAGATTTTTGGCGACCTGCGGCCGCGCTCGGATTCGAGGCTCGCGATCCTGCCCGACACGACACACATCACGCTGATGGAGAAATCGGATGTCCTCGTCCCGATGGTCAACGATTTCTTGAACGCCCAGCCACAAAAGAAATAA
- a CDS encoding cupin domain-containing protein, translating to MLKSKYAAAATSILAIAAMGHAAEQPKAAPSTPIVDTMKTMAGQPIEVPEGPVGVVADRIVLPKGTPIGTHMHFWARYVYVQSGEVVVTLADTNTSTTFRAGQMIVEPLGKWHSVLVTQEAVLISVEQVPPGRCNTVKPPDATGPNDCKPLK from the coding sequence ATGCTGAAGAGCAAATATGCGGCCGCAGCCACCTCGATTCTTGCCATCGCGGCGATGGGCCATGCGGCTGAGCAACCCAAAGCCGCTCCGTCGACGCCGATCGTGGACACCATGAAGACGATGGCCGGCCAGCCGATAGAGGTTCCGGAAGGGCCGGTCGGGGTAGTGGCCGACAGGATCGTGCTCCCCAAGGGCACGCCGATCGGGACGCACATGCATTTCTGGGCCCGCTACGTGTACGTGCAGAGCGGCGAAGTCGTGGTGACGCTGGCGGACACGAACACCTCGACGACGTTCCGCGCGGGGCAGATGATCGTGGAGCCGCTCGGCAAGTGGCATTCCGTCCTGGTGACGCAGGAGGCCGTCCTCATCTCCGTCGAGCAGGTTCCGCCCGGGCGCTGCAACACGGTGAAGCCGCCAGACGCGACGGGCCCGAACGATTGCAAACCCCTCAAGTAG
- a CDS encoding peptidoglycan-binding domain-containing protein: protein MRVSAAPRSTLAAASSPSKPTLKLGASGPAVKTLQQALANAGFSPGAADGQFGPKTAAAVKAFQSAKGLVADGIVGPKTWAKLTAAPSGSGPTLKQGHSGAPVSALQNRLNQLGFNAGAADGQFGPKTTAAVKAFQSAKGLVADGVVGPKTWSKLGITVSGTPTTPPSTGGVRGNSALANNARSVALGMGGYSSQGRCATGVSRAIERTYGIKVWGDGNDIDNNLPRDKFKQVNLSLAEALKIPGLVLTWEKTSTRLGSIYGHTAITSGDGRSSYSDFVESNTLGAGGRSGFKVFMPI from the coding sequence ATGCGTGTCTCCGCCGCCCCCCGCAGCACCCTCGCCGCAGCCAGCTCGCCTTCGAAGCCTACCTTGAAGCTCGGCGCGTCCGGCCCTGCGGTGAAGACCCTTCAGCAGGCGCTGGCCAACGCGGGCTTTTCGCCGGGCGCGGCGGACGGCCAGTTCGGTCCGAAGACGGCCGCGGCGGTGAAGGCCTTCCAGAGCGCCAAGGGCCTCGTCGCCGACGGCATCGTCGGGCCGAAGACCTGGGCCAAGCTGACCGCGGCTCCGAGCGGTAGCGGCCCCACGCTCAAGCAGGGCCACAGTGGCGCTCCGGTGAGCGCGCTTCAGAACCGGCTCAATCAGCTCGGCTTCAATGCCGGTGCGGCGGATGGCCAGTTCGGTCCGAAGACCACCGCGGCGGTGAAGGCCTTCCAGAGCGCCAAGGGCCTGGTCGCCGATGGCGTCGTCGGGCCGAAGACCTGGAGCAAGCTCGGCATCACGGTGAGCGGCACGCCCACGACCCCCCCCAGCACCGGTGGCGTGCGCGGCAACTCCGCTCTCGCCAACAACGCCCGCTCGGTGGCGTTGGGCATGGGTGGCTACTCGAGCCAGGGCCGCTGCGCCACGGGCGTGAGCCGCGCCATTGAGCGCACCTACGGCATCAAGGTGTGGGGCGACGGCAACGACATCGACAACAACCTGCCGAGGGACAAGTTCAAGCAGGTGAACCTGTCGCTCGCCGAAGCGCTGAAGATTCCAGGCCTCGTGCTCACCTGGGAGAAGACCTCCACCCGCCTCGGCAGCATCTACGGCCATACCGCCATCACCTCGGGCGACGGCCGCAGCTCCTACAGCGACTTCGTGGAGAGCAACACCCTGGGCGCGGGCGGCCGCAGCGGCTTCAAGGTCTTCATGCCGATCTAA
- a CDS encoding sugar transferase, with protein MTSSSMPPLVLSKRLLDLALMLPLVPFFGLAVGALALLVLIVDGRPVFFTQPRLGQGRRMFRILKLRTMTCEPDVRARKPTRLGNLLRHHGLDELPQLVNVLLGDMSLVGPRPLTPEDVERLIASHPPLAARFEVPPGITGLAQVCQAKGAVLTAQLDAEYARTRSALVDIRILLRTTWINVVGKRRGARPLPDHLVPR; from the coding sequence ATGACCTCGAGCTCGATGCCGCCGCTGGTGCTGAGCAAGCGCCTGCTGGACCTCGCCCTGATGCTGCCCCTGGTGCCCTTCTTCGGGCTGGCCGTGGGGGCGCTTGCCCTGCTCGTCCTCATCGTGGATGGCCGGCCCGTGTTCTTCACCCAGCCCCGGCTGGGCCAGGGGCGCCGGATGTTCCGCATCCTCAAGCTGCGCACCATGACGTGCGAGCCGGACGTGCGCGCCCGGAAGCCGACGCGGCTGGGCAACCTGCTGCGCCACCACGGGCTGGACGAGCTGCCCCAGCTCGTCAACGTCCTCCTCGGCGACATGAGCCTGGTCGGTCCCCGCCCGCTCACTCCCGAGGATGTCGAGCGGCTGATCGCCTCGCACCCTCCCCTGGCGGCTCGCTTCGAGGTGCCGCCGGGCATCACCGGGCTGGCGCAGGTGTGTCAGGCGAAGGGGGCGGTGCTCACGGCGCAGCTGGATGCCGAGTATGCGCGGACCCGGAGCGCCCTCGTGGACATCCGCATCCTCCTTCGCACCACCTGGATCAACGTCGTCGGCAAGCGCCGGGGGGCACGCCCGCTGCCGGACCACCTCGTGCCGAGGTAA
- a CDS encoding glycoside hydrolase family 19 protein — MTRESLYRGLSLLGVVGALSGCALEAPESSEEISRTESAVIVSSITEGDYVIRSAMTQKCIDISASSTADGAKVQEWDCNGTNAQKFHLAPTSDGYWRIINVNSNKVLDIKDVSTAPNALVHQWSYVGGANQQFKFVARGNNQFSIHARHTDMAIDLYWGSADNGTILVQYPYSGGANQLWTFDNVGGGGTGGSGFGAILSRDMFNTMFPNRNPFYTYDALVAAASTFPGLATTGDTDTRKREVAAFLANVSHETGGLVHVEEINKAVYCDTSWGPPGCGCAAGKWYYGRGPMQLSWNGNYCAAGNALGLPLQSNPDLLAQDANASWRSGFWFWMTQTGAGTMTAHNAMVNNAGFGETIRTINGALECYGRNPGQVQSRIDTYLRFTSLLGVSPGSNLGC; from the coding sequence ATGACCCGAGAGTCCCTGTATCGAGGCCTGTCCCTGCTGGGTGTCGTGGGAGCGTTGAGTGGATGTGCGCTCGAAGCGCCGGAGTCCTCCGAGGAGATTTCGAGGACGGAGAGCGCCGTCATCGTGTCCAGCATCACGGAGGGTGACTACGTCATCCGGTCCGCGATGACGCAGAAGTGCATCGACATCTCCGCGTCGAGCACGGCGGATGGGGCGAAGGTGCAGGAGTGGGATTGCAACGGCACCAACGCGCAGAAGTTCCACCTCGCCCCCACTTCGGACGGATACTGGAGAATCATCAACGTCAACAGCAACAAGGTGCTCGACATCAAGGATGTGAGCACCGCGCCGAACGCGCTGGTCCATCAGTGGTCGTACGTGGGTGGGGCCAATCAGCAGTTCAAGTTCGTGGCCCGGGGTAACAACCAGTTCAGCATCCACGCGCGCCACACGGACATGGCGATCGATCTGTACTGGGGCTCGGCGGACAACGGGACGATCCTCGTGCAGTACCCGTACAGCGGCGGCGCCAACCAGCTGTGGACCTTCGACAACGTCGGCGGTGGTGGCACGGGCGGCAGCGGGTTCGGCGCCATCCTGAGCCGGGACATGTTCAACACCATGTTCCCCAACCGCAACCCGTTCTACACGTATGACGCCCTGGTGGCCGCGGCGTCCACGTTCCCGGGGCTCGCCACCACGGGCGACACCGACACGCGCAAGCGCGAGGTGGCGGCCTTCCTCGCCAACGTCTCGCACGAGACGGGCGGCCTCGTGCACGTGGAGGAGATCAACAAGGCGGTGTATTGCGACACCTCATGGGGCCCGCCGGGCTGCGGCTGCGCCGCGGGCAAGTGGTACTACGGGCGTGGCCCCATGCAGCTGTCGTGGAATGGCAACTACTGCGCCGCGGGGAACGCGCTCGGGCTGCCGCTGCAGAGCAACCCGGACCTGCTCGCGCAGGACGCGAACGCCTCGTGGCGCTCGGGCTTCTGGTTCTGGATGACGCAGACGGGCGCCGGCACCATGACGGCGCACAACGCCATGGTGAACAACGCCGGCTTCGGCGAGACGATCCGCACCATCAACGGCGCGCTGGAGTGCTACGGCCGCAATCCCGGCCAGGTGCAGAGCCGCATTGACACCTACCTGCGCTTCACGAGCCTGCTCGGCGTGAGCCCCGGAAGCAACCTCGGCTGCTGA
- a CDS encoding FAD-dependent oxidoreductase yields the protein MGLPPVQPEAELDPSDPYARDAQTFPRLSPAMAERVAAYGTEERLPGGTLLFRRGDRSVDFFFVLEGSVEIFDFGPHGEPNVFTVHHERQFTGELDLFNDREILVSGRTGTDSRVVRVKRADFRRMVSSEPDIGELIMRAFILRRVGLIRHMQGGVVLIGPGHAANTLRLQGFLMRNGYPHRLYDTEADPDAGGFLACFELTAEQLPVVIALGERRVLRNPTNATLADALGLTETVDPQHVFDVVVVGAGPGGLAAAVYAASEGLETLVLEALAPGGQAGTSSKIENYLGFPTGISGQALAGRAQVQAQKFGARLLISRPVIGIDCEQRPYRLRLEGDRSVLARSVVIATGARYRKLDVPDLARFEGQGIHYAATAMESQLCQGEEVIVVGGGNSAGQAAVFLSRTVSHVHVLVRGQGLAATMSDYLVQRIQSSPRITLHTRTEITGLHGDTLLREVTWRDRATGEVSTHRIGNVFVMIGAEPNTEWLQGCLELDAKGFVKTGSGTDGHPLASPYETTRPGIYAVGDVRSGSVKRVASSVGEGSVVVQAIHGFLNPVVH from the coding sequence ATGGGGCTTCCACCCGTTCAGCCAGAGGCCGAGCTCGACCCGAGCGACCCCTATGCACGCGACGCGCAGACCTTCCCGCGTCTCAGCCCCGCGATGGCGGAGCGGGTCGCCGCCTATGGCACGGAGGAGCGGCTGCCTGGCGGCACCCTCCTCTTCCGGCGTGGGGACCGGAGCGTCGACTTCTTCTTCGTGCTCGAGGGGAGCGTCGAGATCTTCGACTTCGGGCCCCACGGCGAGCCCAACGTCTTCACCGTGCATCACGAGCGGCAGTTCACCGGCGAGTTGGATCTCTTCAACGACCGGGAGATCCTGGTGAGTGGCCGCACCGGGACGGACAGCCGGGTGGTGCGGGTGAAGCGCGCCGACTTCCGGCGGATGGTCTCGAGCGAGCCGGACATCGGTGAGCTCATCATGCGCGCGTTCATCCTGCGCCGGGTGGGCCTCATCCGGCACATGCAGGGAGGGGTCGTGCTCATCGGCCCGGGCCACGCCGCGAACACGCTGCGGCTGCAGGGCTTCCTGATGCGCAACGGCTATCCCCACCGGCTGTATGACACCGAGGCCGATCCGGACGCCGGTGGCTTCCTGGCCTGTTTCGAGCTGACGGCCGAGCAGCTCCCCGTGGTGATCGCGCTGGGGGAGCGCCGCGTGCTCCGCAACCCCACCAACGCCACCCTCGCCGATGCGCTGGGGCTCACCGAGACGGTGGACCCCCAGCATGTCTTCGACGTGGTGGTGGTGGGCGCGGGTCCAGGAGGGCTCGCCGCCGCGGTCTACGCCGCCTCCGAGGGGCTGGAGACGCTCGTGCTCGAGGCCCTGGCACCCGGTGGACAGGCGGGGACGAGCTCGAAGATCGAGAACTACCTCGGCTTCCCCACGGGCATCTCCGGGCAGGCGCTCGCCGGACGGGCGCAGGTCCAGGCGCAGAAGTTCGGGGCGCGGCTGCTCATCTCGCGGCCGGTCATCGGCATCGACTGCGAGCAGAGGCCCTACCGGCTGCGCCTGGAGGGTGACCGCTCGGTGCTGGCGCGCTCGGTGGTCATCGCCACCGGTGCACGCTACCGCAAGCTCGACGTGCCGGACCTGGCGCGCTTCGAGGGACAAGGCATCCACTACGCCGCGACCGCGATGGAGTCCCAGCTGTGCCAGGGCGAGGAGGTCATCGTCGTCGGGGGCGGCAACTCGGCCGGGCAGGCGGCGGTCTTCCTCTCGCGCACCGTGTCCCACGTCCACGTGTTGGTGCGCGGCCAGGGGCTGGCCGCGACGATGTCGGACTACCTCGTGCAGCGCATCCAGTCCTCGCCGCGCATCACCCTGCACACGCGCACGGAGATCACCGGGCTCCACGGAGACACGCTGCTGCGCGAGGTGACGTGGAGGGACCGGGCCACGGGCGAGGTGTCCACGCACCGCATCGGCAACGTCTTCGTGATGATCGGCGCCGAGCCGAACACCGAGTGGCTCCAGGGCTGCCTGGAGCTCGACGCCAAGGGCTTCGTCAAGACGGGCTCCGGCACCGATGGCCATCCGCTCGCCTCGCCCTATGAGACGACGCGTCCGGGCATCTACGCCGTGGGGGACGTGCGCTCGGGCTCGGTGAAGCGCGTGGCCTCGAGCGTGGGCGAGGGCTCGGTCGTGGTGCAGGCCATCCACGGCTTCCTCAATCCCGTGGTGCACTGA
- a CDS encoding alkaline phosphatase D family protein: MPQMLRPPSVGPIVGHTTDTRVRLWIRAADIPDLRTVGVAALYEWGRSEPREVRYFRLHREYDRTGTVDFEGLKPDTRYTARMGSVTVDSLDSELIVEDEEVFERLPKDLKVWKEDFLRLDPEVSEATFTTNPSAAQGGFSFLMGSCRYPGLMGQSKRSDEIFQAMYRHVELARSETALPPRFVLMMGDQIYADKLNRTLPMGRADTWREFQERYVEAFTTPYIRQLMRSVPTYMILDDHEIEDNWVQSRLKDALKRDLFHNAIRAYMSYQWVHGPRNFDKRIHYSFDYAQVPFFVLDGRTQRIRDDDDGSLRGNHLLGYPAKSSAPGFKGQLDQFCDWLVEMQAQRGNVPKFVVSAGVFAPNDVGSRGGNGGGSDSWPAFPETRRRVLRTIVDNGVQNVVFLSGDIHCSNVSELYFEKKRGGKLPLKAFSIVSSAFYWPFPFADGDPLGLVHDSKAEEDGFDVNGSVTMHYTTRGFEQDDNFTHVTYDMARNALVVQNYNRKGTALNGPNELKLAAR; this comes from the coding sequence ATGCCGCAGATGCTTCGCCCACCGTCCGTTGGCCCCATCGTCGGACACACCACGGACACCCGTGTCCGTCTCTGGATTCGCGCCGCCGATATTCCGGACCTGCGCACCGTCGGCGTGGCCGCGCTCTACGAGTGGGGCCGCTCCGAGCCCAGGGAGGTGCGCTACTTCCGCCTCCACCGCGAATACGACCGCACCGGCACCGTGGACTTCGAGGGGCTCAAGCCCGATACCCGCTACACCGCCCGCATGGGCTCGGTGACGGTGGACAGTCTCGACTCGGAGCTGATCGTCGAGGACGAGGAGGTCTTCGAGCGGCTCCCCAAGGACCTCAAGGTGTGGAAGGAGGACTTCCTGCGGTTGGATCCGGAGGTGTCCGAGGCCACCTTCACCACGAACCCCAGCGCGGCGCAGGGAGGGTTCTCCTTCCTCATGGGCTCCTGCCGCTACCCGGGTCTCATGGGCCAGTCCAAGCGCTCGGATGAGATCTTCCAGGCCATGTACCGGCACGTGGAGCTGGCCCGGAGCGAGACCGCGCTCCCGCCCCGCTTCGTGCTGATGATGGGAGACCAGATCTACGCCGACAAGCTCAACAGGACCCTCCCCATGGGCCGCGCGGACACCTGGCGCGAGTTCCAGGAGCGCTACGTCGAGGCCTTCACCACGCCCTACATCCGCCAGCTCATGCGCTCGGTCCCGACGTACATGATCCTCGATGACCATGAGATCGAGGACAACTGGGTGCAGTCACGCCTCAAGGATGCCCTCAAGAGAGATCTCTTCCACAACGCCATCCGCGCGTACATGAGCTACCAGTGGGTGCACGGGCCGCGCAACTTCGACAAGCGCATCCACTACAGCTTCGACTACGCCCAGGTGCCCTTCTTCGTGCTCGACGGGCGCACGCAGCGCATCCGCGATGATGACGATGGCTCCCTGCGCGGCAACCACCTGCTGGGCTACCCCGCCAAGTCGAGCGCCCCCGGTTTCAAGGGCCAGCTGGATCAGTTCTGCGACTGGCTCGTGGAGATGCAGGCTCAGCGCGGCAACGTGCCCAAGTTCGTCGTCTCGGCCGGCGTCTTCGCGCCCAATGACGTCGGCTCGCGCGGCGGTAACGGTGGGGGCAGCGACTCCTGGCCCGCCTTCCCCGAGACGCGGCGGCGCGTGCTGCGCACCATCGTCGACAACGGAGTCCAGAACGTCGTCTTCCTCTCCGGTGACATCCACTGCTCCAACGTGTCGGAGCTCTACTTCGAGAAGAAGCGCGGCGGGAAACTGCCGCTCAAGGCCTTCTCCATCGTCTCCTCGGCCTTCTATTGGCCCTTCCCGTTCGCGGATGGGGATCCGCTCGGCCTCGTGCACGACTCGAAGGCCGAGGAGGATGGCTTCGACGTCAACGGCTCCGTCACCATGCACTACACCACCCGCGGCTTCGAGCAGGACGACAACTTCACCCACGTCACCTACGACATGGCCCGGAACGCGCTCGTGGTGCAGAACTACAACCGCAAGGGCACTGCCTTGAATGGCCCCAACGAGCTGAAGCTCGCGGCGCGTTGA